The proteins below come from a single Acidobacteriota bacterium genomic window:
- a CDS encoding Gfo/Idh/MocA family oxidoreductase, whose protein sequence is MQNDNSSSRRRFLRTIAATSLATAATPLVSLAARKKAEERILRYERKISANDKIRLGVIGYGVQGHMDLDTALKVPGVELAGICDLYTGRLENAKERFGNDLYTTRNYKDLLDKKDIDAVIIATHDVWHSRITLDALAKGKNVYCEKPMVYKIAEGYPVMAAAKKSGKVFQVGSQRVSSIGYLKAKELLAAGEIGKLNMVNAVYDRQSSIGAWEYTIPKDADAMTTNWDKFIEATQKMAFDAKKFFWWRAFKEVGTGVAGDLFIHLLSGSHLITNSKGPESIYSTGQFSYWKDGRNMPDVMSGVLQYPDSKEHAAFQMTLQVNFISGTGGQEIIQLVGSEGIIVVRGNNITVKHSLMPEAPGFGGYDSLFTFSKKMQEDLQKEYDAKWTAEQRNKKTKADIIFRAPEGYSDHLDHFTNFFDAIRTSKPVVEDAEFGFRAAAPALACNESYFKKKIIHWDPVQLKLK, encoded by the coding sequence ATGCAAAACGATAACTCATCCTCAAGAAGAAGATTTTTACGAACCATCGCGGCCACCAGTCTGGCGACTGCCGCAACGCCTTTGGTTTCACTTGCCGCACGAAAAAAAGCGGAAGAACGAATTTTGCGCTATGAACGGAAAATCTCAGCCAACGACAAAATCCGCCTCGGCGTGATTGGTTATGGCGTGCAAGGACACATGGACCTTGATACCGCACTGAAGGTACCGGGCGTTGAGTTGGCAGGGATTTGTGATCTGTATACGGGCAGGCTTGAAAATGCCAAAGAAAGATTTGGCAACGACCTTTACACGACGCGCAACTACAAAGACCTTTTAGATAAAAAGGACATTGATGCGGTGATCATCGCTACTCACGATGTTTGGCATTCGCGGATTACTTTAGACGCGCTGGCGAAAGGCAAAAATGTGTACTGCGAAAAGCCGATGGTTTACAAAATCGCCGAAGGGTATCCCGTCATGGCAGCCGCGAAAAAATCGGGGAAAGTGTTCCAAGTCGGCAGCCAACGGGTCAGTAGCATCGGTTACCTCAAAGCCAAAGAACTGTTGGCGGCGGGTGAAATTGGCAAACTCAATATGGTCAATGCCGTCTACGACAGACAAAGTTCTATCGGGGCATGGGAGTACACGATTCCCAAAGATGCCGATGCCATGACCACCAACTGGGATAAGTTTATTGAAGCAACTCAGAAAATGGCGTTTGATGCCAAGAAATTCTTTTGGTGGCGCGCTTTCAAAGAAGTCGGAACCGGGGTAGCGGGCGATCTATTCATTCATTTATTGAGCGGCTCGCACTTGATTACCAATTCCAAAGGCCCGGAATCCATTTACAGCACTGGTCAATTCAGCTACTGGAAAGACGGGCGCAATATGCCCGATGTGATGTCAGGAGTTTTGCAATATCCCGACAGCAAAGAACACGCAGCTTTCCAAATGACCTTACAAGTCAATTTCATCAGTGGTACGGGCGGACAAGAGATCATTCAGTTGGTCGGGTCAGAAGGCATTATCGTCGTCAGAGGAAATAATATCACCGTCAAACATAGCTTGATGCCAGAGGCGCCAGGATTCGGTGGGTACGACTCGCTTTTCACCTTCTCGAAAAAGATGCAAGAGGATTTGCAAAAAGAATACGACGCAAAGTGGACGGCGGAACAACGAAATAAGAAAACCAAAGCGGATATTATTTTCAGAGCCCCTGAAGGGTATAGCGACCATTTAGACCACTTTACGAATTTCTTTGATGCCATCAGAACGAGCAAACCTGTGGTTGAAGATGCTGAATTTGGATTTAGGGCGGCGGCCCCCGCTTTGGCTTGCAACGAAAGTTATTTCAAGAAAAAAATCATTCACTGGGATCCAGTGCAACTGAAATTGAAATAA